The genomic segment CCTCTCGCGCATCAAGCGCTGCGTGATCCATTTCGCGTCGCCCGATGGGAAGCTCTACTCCTTCTGCTCCTACAATTCCGGCCCTGTGTACCGGACGCGCGTGGAGCGGGCCTATTCGACCCCCCTCGAGGAGTGGAAGAAGGTCAACGGCTACTTAAAGACAGTGAAATGTGGATAGTGAAGAGTGAATAAAAACCAGAGCGCCCCTGCGACTATGGGAACTGTCCATCCCGCGATTTATAAAAAGTTCAAGATATTTACGCGCTTCTTCGCCGGGAGGCCCGTCTGGTGCACCTGGCAGGTGACCTATCGTTGCAACTTCAGCTGCACCTTCTGTGACTATTGGAAGTGCAGGGTAAAACCCTCGGACGAGCTGAGCGTGGCTGACATCGAGCGCGGCAGCCGCAATCTCGCCAGGATCAGTTCATTGATGATCTCCATCGGCGGCGGGGAACCGTTTATGCGCCCGGATCTGCCGCGGATTGTCGAGGCCCTGGCGCGCTACCATATGCCGCTCATCACCACGAACGGCTGGTTCGTCACGAAGGAGACTGCCCGTGATGCGTACCGCGCCGGTCTCTGGGGAGCGAGCGTGTCGCTTGACTACGCGAATGAAGAAAAGCACGACCGCGCCCGCGGCATAAAGGGGGCCTACCGCAGGGCGCTCAAGGCGCTCGAGTATTTTGCCGGAGAGCGCTGCGGCAGGTTCCAACGGGTCAATGTCATGGCCGTCCTCATGAGGGACAACGCGGATGAGATCGAGCCGCTCATCCGGCTCGCGGCCCGTTATGGCGCCTTCTTCATGGTGCAACCCTATTGCAATCTCAAGGGAGGGGAAAAGGAATTCACCCCCGATCGTGCGGTGGGCGAACATCTGCTCACGCTGCGCAAGAAATACGAAAATTTTATCTCCAATGAGTATTTTCTGGAGCGTTTTAATCTGGCGCGTGACGGCGGGGTCCCCGGGTGCAAGGCGGGGAAAGGGTTTTTCAATATTGATAACTTCGGCAGGGTCGCGAAATGCGTCGAGGACCTGGAGCACCCGCTCGGGAGCATCGTGAGCGATCCCGCACTGGAAATACTCTCACGCCTCAATGCCGCCTGGCGCGCGAACACCTGTCGCTCCTGCTGGTATAACTGCCGCGGCGAAATAGAAGCGCTCTATAACCCGCGCGGGTTCCTCAAGGCCATGCCCGTAGTACTCTCCACGTGGTCGCACACCCGCCGGAAGTGATTCGTGGCTCGTCGTTCGTGAATCGTCATACATCCTCACCCGCCATAGGCGGGCAAGCCCTGACTTCATCCGCCGCAGGCGGACCTCTCCCCTCCGAGGGAGAGGGAATTGCTGGACATCCCCCAAAAACGTATCATCCAAATACACAATGCGTTGTGTCGGAATTGGATACAGTATTTGCAAAGTGAAACAGATCATATTTTGTAGGTGTATTCCGATGCATAATCCACCACGGAGGCACGGAGGACACGGAGATAACGTACTACCCTAAACAATAGGTCATTACAGTAGTTCGGTTCTCTTGCACTTTGTGTGGATAAAGGGTCATATACTGCCGCCTTACCTTCTCATTGTAGGGGTTCGATTTATCGAACCCGCATCAAAGCGGGCTTGATAAAACTTGTCCTGAGCGAAGCCGAAGGATCAAGCCCCTACAGGCTAAAAACACACAAGAGCACCTGTAGCGCATTCATAGCTGATTCAGCCTGCAACGCAGATCGCCCACACAAAATGGAAGAGAACCAGTAGTTTTTTCTCTGTGGCTTCTCCGTGCTCTCTGTGTCCCTGCCCGCCGGCAGGCAGGTCCGTTGTGAAAAATTACCTTGGTTTCTGAAAAATGGGGAAACTCCAGATGGAATTGCTATTGCTACGAATCACGAGCCACGGGCTAATTCAGTTTAATTACCAGCGGCAGAACGATCCCGAGCCCCACGTAGATATCGTACTGCCACGTGTAGCGGGGGTATTCCCAGAAAAGAATCGCGCTGAGGATGGGGATGCGCGGGGGTTCCCACGAGGGTTTGTTCAACTGTTTCCACGTGTAGTAGATGCGGTGCGCGGCGGTGATATTCGCGAAGATCGCGAGCTCCAAGAGGATGCTCGGCATGCGCCAGAAGAATCCCCCAAGCATGATCATGAAGGTTCGCTCGGTCCTCTCCCAGAATCCGACCTTGCACGACACGCCGATGTTCTCCGCCCGCGCACGGGTGTAGCTCACGAGCGTTGACCCGCCGATGGCCAGTACCGCGAGGATGACATTGCGCAGGGGGCCGTGTGCCGCGTAGTACACGCCCGCCCCACCCAGGAGGAGGATATCCGAGTAGCGGTCCAGGCAGGAATCAAAGAAGCCGCCGAAGGGGGTGACGCGTCCCCTCGCCTTGGCGACTGCTCCATCGAACACATCGCATGCGCCCGCGAGGACGATCATCCCCCCCCCCCACGGGAAGCGTCCGGACGCGAACGCCGCCGCGGCGAGGCAGGAGCAGACAAAACCGGTGAGGGTGATCGCGTCTGCGGGCACTTTCCCGCGCACGAGGAGACGGGTAACTGAGTGTTTGAAGGCGTTCACGCACCGTCGAAAAAACTCAGTATAGGTGTACATAGTAATCGGATAAATTCTACTTCGGGTCGATTGACTTGTCCACGCCTAAGAAATATAATAGGTAATGCCTCACTTATGGGTGGCATTCAACAATCGTTTGCCGCAGATAAGAAAGCATTGTACGCGTAGGTAGGGTTTCTTGCCGCTGATACACGCAGATACACGCGGATTGCATAAAGGTTTATCTGCGTTCATCCGCGTAAATCCGCGGCTAAAACCCCATAACTGTCCCATTACTATAATAGGCGAGCCCTCAGTTATCACTAAATAATGATGCGAGTGTCATTCCCATCCCGCTAAGCGGGAGGAATCCAGCGTGGGAATCTTTTAAGCTGGACTCCTGCCTGCCTGCGCGAAGCCGCTTCGGCATAGGCAGGCTTCCGCAGGAGTGACAGGTCCCCCTCGCAATTGAGAAGGTGTGAAAAAATCCGGTTTGTCGCTTCGGCATATGTAATCCACCGTGTAGGGGCTTGATCCTTCGGCTTCGCTCAGGACAAGTTTTATCAAACCCGCTGACGGGTCGGATAAATCCCTGCCCGCCGGCAGGCAGGCGACCCCTACAAAAAAGGCCAGGAGGCAATTTTTTCACACCTTCTGAGACGTTACTATAATAACCATGCAGACAGTGAAGGAAGAACACCCCGGGTCTCAGGCCGGTCTGAGTGGTGTGCGGCGTGCTCGACTCGGGGGTTTCGCCCATATCGGAAAATGGTCAGGGAGGGCGTGTCATTGACCTTACGCACGAAAACAATCATAGCTTTTTGCAGTATCGTGGGTGGTTTAATCGCCACCCTCTATCTGGTCTCGCGGATTATTTTGCTCGGCAGCTTTGCGGAGCTGGGGGAGCGGAGCATTTCCAGGGATGTTGAACGCGTGAGAGACTCCCTGGCAAAGGAGATAGAGGAATTGGATTACACCACGCGCGACTGGGCGTGGTGGGATGAGACCTGTGCGTTTGTTCAAAATGGCAATGAAGTGTTCATAAAAAACAATCTCAACGACATCACCCTCGGTGCGCTCAAGATCAATGCGATACTGTTCGTCGATCCATCAGGCAGGGTTGTCTTTGCGACAGGTTTTGATCCGGAGCACCACACCAGGAGTTTCCTGCCAAAGGGATTGGAGCAGCATATCCGCTCCTCCAGCCTTCTGCTCGGGATTCATAAACCCCATGATAAGGTCACCGGGATTATTTCGCTCCCTGCGGGCCCGGTACTTGTTGCCGTGCGCCCCATTCTGACCGGAGAGGGCAAAGGGACTCTGCGCGGCACGCTTGTCATGGGTCGCTCGTTGGATGCGCGGAAAATCAGAGAGCTCGCATCGCTGATCCATCTATCCCTCAAGGTGTTCCCATTCGCGGCTCGCGGGTTGCCATCCGATGTCCTCGCAGTGGCCCCCTTGTTAGCGCAAAAATCTTCCATCATTGTCAAACCACTCAATCAGGATCTAATTGCAGGCTATACCCTTATACGGGATCTCTACGGGAAGCCGGGCCTCATAGTGCGGGTAGACAGCCCGAGGGCGATCTACGCGTACGGGCAGAGGACCGTGCGCTATTTTGTTTTCTCCCTCCTCACAATCGGCCTTCTGTTGGGAATAGTCATAGTTCTTCTCTTGGACATGGTAGTGCTGTCCCGCCTGAGGCAGCTCAATGCCCGGATTGATGATATAGGGCGGGCGGGTGATTTCTCGGGGCGCGTGGCACTGGGAGGGAGGGACGAACTGTCCAAACTCGCCGCCTCGATCAATGCGATGCTCGTCGCCCTGGAGCGTTCACAGCATGAGATGAGAAAGAGCCAGGCTGACTATCGGGCACTGTTCGAGAATATGCTCACCGGTTTTGCGTATTGCAGGATCGTCGTCGATGACCGCGAGCAGCCGGTGGATTTCGTCTACATCGAGGTCAATAGCGTTTTTGAGAAGATCACCAGATTGAGGAGGGATAGGATCATTGATAAAAGGTTTACGGAGGTGCTTCCGCGGATTCAGGATTCTGATTTTGATTGGATAGGGTTTTACGGCGGGGTGGCCCTGGGTGGAGAAGTGGCGCGGGTGGAGCGGTATTCGGAGTTCCTCGGCCGATGGTACTCGGTCTCTGCCTACAGCCCGGCGAAGGGCTATTTTGCCCTTCTCTTTGATGATATTACCAACCGCAAAAGGGCTGAGGAGGAATTGAGGAAGGGGCAGAGTCGGCAGAAGGCGATACTCGACAATATCCCCGATATCGCCTGGCTGAAGGATAGGGAGAGCAAGTTTATCGCGGTGAATGAGCCGTTCGGTAAAGCGTGCGGGGTGGCGCCTGCGGGACTGGTCGGGAAGACAGACTTTGACATCTGGCCGAGGGACCTGGCTGAACGGTATCGGGCTGATGATGCCGAGGTGATGCAATCCGGGCGGCGCAAGCGCGTTGAAGAGCCGCTGGTAGATGCCACAGGAAACAGGAGCTGGATAGAAACGATCAAGACACCGATTTATGATCATGAAGGCACGTTGATCGGGACCACCGGCATCGCGCGCGACATCACCTACCGAAAGCGGGCCGAAGAGGCGCTCAGAAGGGCCGCGGAGGATTTAGAGCGTTCAAACGAGGATCTCGAGCAATTCGCCTCTGTGGCCTCTCATGACCTGCAGGAGCCGCTGCGAATGGTGGCGAGCTACCTGGAGCTGCTGGCGCGGCGCTACAAAGGCAAGCTCGATCCGGATGCCGATGAGTTCATTCGATATGCCGTCGATGGGGCAGTCCGCATGAAGGCCCTCATCAATGATCTTCTGGAGTATTCACGCCTGGGAACCATCGGACTGTTTTTGGAGCCAACTGATTGTACGGTTGCCCTCGAGCGCGCCATTGCCAATTTACAGGTGGCAGTCAGCGAGAGCGGCGCGACGGTGACTCACGATGTGCTGCCGGTGGTAACGGCAGACGCGCCACAGCTCGTTCAGCTCTTCCAGAATCTCATCAGCAACGCCATACGGTTTCGGGCGGCGGAACCTCCCTGCATCCATATCTCGGCTGAACAGAGACCCCCTGAGTGGGTTATCTCGGTCCGCGACAACGGGATCGGCATCGATCCGCAATTTCACGACCGGATCTTCGTGATATTCCAGCGCCTGCACGGACGGGATGAATACCCGGGGACCGGTATCGGCCTGACGCTGTGCAGAAAAATAGTGGAGCGGCACGAGGGGCGCATCTGGGTGGAGTCAGCGCCGGGGAGCGGTTCAACATTCTATTTTACGATTCCCACCCGTGAATCGTGAGTGATGGGGAGATAACATAGTTATCACGGGGAGCATTAAATATCTGACATGTCATTGCGAGGAGCGTAGCGACGAAGCAATCTCAACTCTTTGGGCAGCAGGAGATTGCTTCTCCCGCTTTGCGGGATCGCAATGACCATGGCAAAAAGTGTAAAGAATAATCAACACCACTCGAGATTTTGCTTGTGGAGGACAATCCAGGCGACGTGCGGCTCATCGAGGAAATCATGAAGGAGAGCGGGATGCCTATCCGCCTGAACGTTGTCCGGGACGGAGTTGAGGCAATGGCCTTCCTCCGCCAGGAGGGGCCGTATACACACGTAGCGACGCCGAACCTCATCGTGCTTGACTTAAACCTTCCCAGGAAAAATGGGCACGAGGTGATTGCCGAGGTAAAGGAGGATCTCGGGTTGAGGCGGATCCCTGTGGTAGTCCTCACCGGGTCTGAGGCAGAAGAGGATATCAACAGGGCCTATGATCTCCACGCGAACTGCTGCATCATCAAGCCATTTAATCTTGACCAATTTATCAGGGTGGTTCGGCAGATGCAGGAATTTTTGTTGACCGTGGCGAAGTTGCCGGGGGAGCGAGGGACCGGCGAGGGGAAGGGATGAGGATTGTGGTGAGCGTCATGGTGATCGATGAGAGAATCTATGAGCGAAGCAAAAATCGGAATCCTGCTCATCGAGGATAGCCCTCTACAGGCTCGCCTCATAGAGGAGATGGTCTCTGAAGTGCAGAGCGCTCAATTCCATATTGAGCGGGCCGACCGGCTCTCAAAAGGGCTGGAGCGCCTCGCGGGAGGCGGGATTGATCTTGTGCTGCTGGATTTGACTCTCCCGGACAGCTGGGGGCTGGATACATTCATCAGGCTGCGTGCTGCCCACCCCGCAATCCCCGTGGTGGTGCTGACGGGGGCGGGCAACGAGAAAGTGTGCAGAGAGGCGGAACAGCGTGGCGCTCAGGAGTGCATGGTGAAGGATCAGCTCAGCAGCATCTCGCTCGACCGATGCATACGCAACGCCCTCGCGGGCAAGCGGATGGATACTGAC from the Candidatus Auribacterota bacterium genome contains:
- a CDS encoding ATP-binding protein; amino-acid sequence: MTLRTKTIIAFCSIVGGLIATLYLVSRIILLGSFAELGERSISRDVERVRDSLAKEIEELDYTTRDWAWWDETCAFVQNGNEVFIKNNLNDITLGALKINAILFVDPSGRVVFATGFDPEHHTRSFLPKGLEQHIRSSSLLLGIHKPHDKVTGIISLPAGPVLVAVRPILTGEGKGTLRGTLVMGRSLDARKIRELASLIHLSLKVFPFAARGLPSDVLAVAPLLAQKSSIIVKPLNQDLIAGYTLIRDLYGKPGLIVRVDSPRAIYAYGQRTVRYFVFSLLTIGLLLGIVIVLLLDMVVLSRLRQLNARIDDIGRAGDFSGRVALGGRDELSKLAASINAMLVALERSQHEMRKSQADYRALFENMLTGFAYCRIVVDDREQPVDFVYIEVNSVFEKITRLRRDRIIDKRFTEVLPRIQDSDFDWIGFYGGVALGGEVARVERYSEFLGRWYSVSAYSPAKGYFALLFDDITNRKRAEEELRKGQSRQKAILDNIPDIAWLKDRESKFIAVNEPFGKACGVAPAGLVGKTDFDIWPRDLAERYRADDAEVMQSGRRKRVEEPLVDATGNRSWIETIKTPIYDHEGTLIGTTGIARDITYRKRAEEALRRAAEDLERSNEDLEQFASVASHDLQEPLRMVASYLELLARRYKGKLDPDADEFIRYAVDGAVRMKALINDLLEYSRLGTIGLFLEPTDCTVALERAIANLQVAVSESGATVTHDVLPVVTADAPQLVQLFQNLISNAIRFRAAEPPCIHISAEQRPPEWVISVRDNGIGIDPQFHDRIFVIFQRLHGRDEYPGTGIGLTLCRKIVERHEGRIWVESAPGSGSTFYFTIPTRES
- a CDS encoding response regulator; its protein translation is MSEAKIGILLIEDSPLQARLIEEMVSEVQSAQFHIERADRLSKGLERLAGGGIDLVLLDLTLPDSWGLDTFIRLRAAHPAIPVVVLTGAGNEKVCREAEQRGAQECMVKDQLSSISLDRCIRNALAGKRMDTDTSG
- a CDS encoding radical SAM protein; its protein translation is MNKNQSAPATMGTVHPAIYKKFKIFTRFFAGRPVWCTWQVTYRCNFSCTFCDYWKCRVKPSDELSVADIERGSRNLARISSLMISIGGGEPFMRPDLPRIVEALARYHMPLITTNGWFVTKETARDAYRAGLWGASVSLDYANEEKHDRARGIKGAYRRALKALEYFAGERCGRFQRVNVMAVLMRDNADEIEPLIRLAARYGAFFMVQPYCNLKGGEKEFTPDRAVGEHLLTLRKKYENFISNEYFLERFNLARDGGVPGCKAGKGFFNIDNFGRVAKCVEDLEHPLGSIVSDPALEILSRLNAAWRANTCRSCWYNCRGEIEALYNPRGFLKAMPVVLSTWSHTRRK
- a CDS encoding CDP-alcohol phosphatidyltransferase family protein, giving the protein MYTYTEFFRRCVNAFKHSVTRLLVRGKVPADAITLTGFVCSCLAAAAFASGRFPWGGGMIVLAGACDVFDGAVAKARGRVTPFGGFFDSCLDRYSDILLLGGAGVYYAAHGPLRNVILAVLAIGGSTLVSYTRARAENIGVSCKVGFWERTERTFMIMLGGFFWRMPSILLELAIFANITAAHRIYYTWKQLNKPSWEPPRIPILSAILFWEYPRYTWQYDIYVGLGIVLPLVIKLN
- a CDS encoding response regulator, with translation MEDNPGDVRLIEEIMKESGMPIRLNVVRDGVEAMAFLRQEGPYTHVATPNLIVLDLNLPRKNGHEVIAEVKEDLGLRRIPVVVLTGSEAEEDINRAYDLHANCCIIKPFNLDQFIRVVRQMQEFLLTVAKLPGERGTGEGKG